A region from the Hypericibacter adhaerens genome encodes:
- a CDS encoding SDR family oxidoreductase — MTTGGKAAVVTGAGSGIGRAVALGLIGAGYAVALAGRREDALQETAALGKKGPGRGLVVAADVGDPAAVARLFDRTKAAFGRLDLLFNNAGTFGRGVPFDEIPVEDWKRVVDVNLTGMFLCAQAAFRIMKAQQPKGGRIINNGSISAHAPRPNSAPYTSTKHAVTGLTKSIALDGRVHDIACGQIDIGNASTDMTDKMKSGVPQANGTLAPEPTMDVGNVVEAVLFMAGLPPDANALFLTVMATKMPFVGRG, encoded by the coding sequence ATGACCACGGGCGGCAAGGCGGCGGTCGTGACGGGCGCGGGCAGCGGCATCGGCCGCGCCGTCGCCCTCGGCCTGATCGGGGCGGGCTACGCCGTCGCCCTCGCCGGGCGTCGGGAAGACGCGCTCCAGGAAACCGCGGCGCTGGGCAAGAAAGGCCCGGGCCGCGGCCTGGTGGTCGCGGCCGATGTGGGCGACCCCGCGGCGGTGGCCCGTCTCTTCGACCGGACCAAGGCCGCCTTCGGTCGCCTCGACCTGCTCTTCAACAATGCCGGCACCTTCGGGCGCGGCGTGCCCTTCGACGAGATCCCGGTCGAGGACTGGAAGCGGGTCGTCGATGTGAATCTGACGGGCATGTTCCTCTGCGCGCAGGCCGCCTTCCGGATCATGAAGGCGCAACAGCCCAAGGGCGGGCGCATCATCAACAACGGCTCGATCTCGGCCCATGCGCCGCGGCCGAACTCGGCGCCCTACACCTCGACCAAGCATGCCGTCACGGGCCTGACCAAGTCGATCGCGCTCGATGGGCGCGTCCACGACATCGCCTGCGGCCAGATCGACATCGGCAACGCCTCGACCGACATGACCGACAAGATGAAAAGCGGCGTGCCGCAGGCGAACGGCACGCTGGCACCCGAGCCCACCATGGATGTCGGCAATGTCGTCGAAGCGGTGCTGTTCATGGCGGGCCTCCCGCCCGACGCGAATGCGCTGTTCCTGACGGTGATGGCGACCAAGATGCCTTTCGTGGGGCGCGGCTGA